CTCAGCAGAACAACCAGAAGGAGAAACAAGGATCATACCGAACAAGGGATTTTCATGTTTGGATCTAGTTTAACGTCAACCCCTGTTGCCTTATAAATTTTCTCTATTGCTTCCAAAGTAGTGAATGGAAGGTCACTTGCTAGCTCTTTTACACCTTGCAGTATGACAATGTCTTTTCCACCATGTTGATTGAGAAAGGACTTATATGATGGGGGCAAACAATCTTGCTTCAAGATGTAAGAAGACCTGAAAGTATAAATGCTCCCACTTGAAAACAATGCCCAAAAAGGTAATAATAGTACATTTATCATCCTTTTAGGAGAACTAGTAAAACACATATTATGTTGAAGGATACAATTACATGTACAACTTGTAAAGCTACACAATGGCATACAGCAACTACCATGATTAGACAACAACAATTGCAATAAAGTTTAATGGCTGAAATCCAAATAACCAAGAGAATTTAACAGGAGTAACATACAATATTTCCGAAGTGGAGAGACACATAAGGAATATGTCACCATGCTTCCAAGTAAGAGGTTTACAAAACTTCCCAAACCGTTTACTCTTTATTCCACAACGTGATGCCAATACGGCAgcttgcatgagtatgtatataGCCAAACTCGTATGTCGCGTGTTAGATCCGGTAAGAAGCATGGAAGGTCCTGCAACCAGCCCGGCTACTAATGCCCGCCATTTCGCGGtccttattcaaaatttaacacTCCACTAAATGAAACTCGAGTTCATAAAAACTTTCATTTCAAGTAAAGAtaagaaaattaagattaagAGCATTGCCTGTGATTTCCTCCGCAAGCAGCAACGGTTTCATCTACGTAAACAAATGTACCAGCAAAAGTACCAAGAAAAATACCGTATCTCAGTGTCTCCTTAATCGCCATAGAAATTGCTTCTTTATCAGAAAACGCCTCAACTTTCCTAAATCagaaaattgttattattttgttttgttttcaagcaatttaaaaagaagtgatcaaaatttatgaaacaaaTTACTTTGGTTTCTTGCGCCGCAAGCGTGCGAGAATGGAGAAGATAGCTAAGCCACCTTGCAGGCCAGCTCCAATTGAGAAGCCTTTAGCTGAAGCGACGAAAATTCTCCGCAACCTCTCGGAATCAGTTAACAGGACTGGATCAAAACCGAGCTCAGAGGAAGAACATGATGAAGGTTCAGACCTCGGGCAATGCATGCATGTCTCGTCGTGCGATGCGGAGATACCGAAATTAGTGGCTCCATCATAACCACCATTCTCGCCGGGAGAACAGGAGCAGCAACATCCACCGTTGATGGCTCCGTCTCCGGACGGCGACATGATGAACCTACGGTTTCGCGTAGCGGAACTAACGAAGTTTctttttggaagaaaaaaaattcaggaAATGATGAATTATTTTGGAGCCTGCAAGGTTGGTGGGAAATTAAAGAACCGAAGTTTCAAACTTTTCTGCTTTAGGGATTATCGAGTAGGCCATTGATAGACCGACACGTGTACCAATAAACTTTCTTTTGTTGCGGTTTTTTCCGGTGCTTCCGAGTCCAAACATTTCATTCTCAGTCGTCAAAATTTATAAactgttataaatattttattatttttcgaatttaatcttttatcgGAAGCAGTGTTTtatatcaattatattttttttatgtttataaatattttattacttttcgaatttaatattttatttttatttcataatatattataatcacgagattttttttttaaatggatctcctttgaattttcttcttccttctttcttATAGCCaagttcttttaaaaatattcaccCCGGTACCggtaagagagagagagagaggagtcAAACCACTAAttcctaatttttcttttcgagCCACCTAGCTTAAATCACTTATTGTAATGAATGCAATAACATTTAGAAATCTTATTAGTGTGGAAgtttatgaaatatttgatatGTATCTAATGGTTATTGTTAAAATCTTTTATATGAATTAGTATATGATGAAGTTGATATTGAAATTCTTGAAGAATTTAGAAGGGTAGaagcatataaaatttcagGAAATTGTtcaatatatttgtataaacatttatatgaattgaaatgatttcAACATATATGGTAAATTCAACTTAGCGAATAATAGTTGAAGAAAGACTATAAAGTGAtccaaaatacatatatacatattttagaaTGATCATgaagtttgttatgattattgttggaatttcaagagatcaaaatatatttttcttaaaattcttcctcactcatgacttttaGAAGAATGATGATATAAACGTCTATCAAACTCATTTAAGTGAtcataatttgaatatataaaatatgagatATTATATGATGTTGTCACAAACGGAGTAAATATGCATTGTACTATTTTTTACCTTAACCGAGATTTTTTTCATTGAATTTTCTTGGTAAGGTTTTTAACGAGATAACATgttatgcgtattatagatatgtgcactttttttcccttcattAAGAATATTGTTCCACATGGTTTCTaactttgtaaaattttaacgaGACACATTATCTACTAACGAACATCCTAGGggtattataaatattttattattatgtggGTGTCgatcaatattaaaataagtatgaTATGTATTaggattttaatatttgatagaAGTAGAGTTTTATACCATGTATACTACTTACttctataaatataaacttaaaaatattgtaaaatattttcattgagtaaaatacataattatttttgcgctttttatctttatttcataacataaacgtaataataaaaaaacatctTGGGTTGACTAACCGTTGATATAATTCTCTTGGTAAATTATGATACATCGTCGGAATTTTATAACTAGGGCCAGTCACTAGTTAGCAAAAATCACCTCAATTGCCTGCAAATTCCAAAT
This sequence is a window from Gossypium raimondii isolate GPD5lz chromosome 5, ASM2569854v1, whole genome shotgun sequence. Protein-coding genes within it:
- the LOC105769935 gene encoding uncharacterized protein LOC105769935 isoform X1; this encodes MSPSGDGAINGGCCCSCSPGENGGYDGATNFGISASHDETCMHCPRSEPSSCSSSELGFDPVLLTDSERLRRIFVASAKGFSIGAGLQGGLAIFSILARLRRKKPKKVEAFSDKEAISMAIKETLRYGIFLGTFAGTFVYVDETVAACGGNHRTAKWRALVAGLVAGPSMLLTGSNTRHTSLAIYILMQAAVLASRCGIKSKRFGKFCKPLTWKHGDIFLMCLSTSEILSSYILKQDCLPPSYKSFLNQHGGKDIVILQGVKELASDLPFTTLEAIEKIYKATGVDVKLDPNMKIPCSMVHGNKSCRAHAITFLIEAYKRALPVYLPVYLIPALIVHHQGLFKRPCTILGKGIVDIARSSLFLATYCTSAWMWTCMLFGFLRRCSIPLIAIGSFPAGLSVAIEKKSRRMEISLYCLARAIESFFTWVADIGYLPRSKNLKRPDVMIFSLSTAIIMHCYAQERELFNSKYLNVLDWIFGVPPPPCENPSLQKQKSSLR
- the LOC105769935 gene encoding uncharacterized protein LOC105769935 isoform X2 — its product is MSPSGDGAINGGCCCSCSPGENGGYDGATNFGISASHDETCMHCPRSEPSSCSSSELGFDPVLLTDSERLRRIFVASAKGFSIGAGLQGGLAIFSILARLRRKKPKKVEAFSDKEAISMAIKETLRYGIFLGTFAGTFVYVDETVAACGGNHRTAKWRALVAGLVAGPSMLLTGSNTRHTSLAIYILMQAAVLASRCGIKSKRFGKFCKPLTWKHGDIFLMCLSTSEILSSYILKQDCLPPSYKSFLNQHGGKDIVILQGVKELASDLPFTTLEAIEKIYKATGVDVKLDPNMKIPCSMVHGNKSCRAHAITFLIEAYKRALPVYLPVYLIPALIVHHQGLFKRPCTILGKGIVDIARSSLFLATYCTSAWMWTCMLFGFLRRCSIPLIAIGSVKDSFNLSYLEYPCSTYIQTSMTRQIHSKA